In one Pseudomonas sp. SG20056 genomic region, the following are encoded:
- a CDS encoding DNA-J related domain-containing protein, which translates to MNDDFDPGLDLPEQLHQLLRAAPEGLGEYQLIQLLKARQCVHIPNLPLTDKLVLFRTHFLLFNALYRLREQLWATQSGYLQISALNIQLLPYQPGSAELSEHDPLRDYYLDLSQLNDTDEQDVAKLLLSFWTRMHGSEEKQAALELFELEGREQTLNLATIKHRYRQLVSLHHPDRGGNTARLQSINKAMEILERYYGRA; encoded by the coding sequence ATGAACGACGATTTCGACCCGGGCCTCGACCTGCCCGAACAACTGCACCAGCTGCTGCGCGCGGCCCCTGAAGGCCTTGGCGAATACCAGTTGATCCAGCTGCTGAAAGCCCGCCAGTGTGTGCACATCCCCAACCTGCCGCTGACCGACAAGCTGGTGCTATTCCGCACCCATTTTCTGCTGTTCAACGCCCTTTACCGGCTGCGCGAGCAGCTGTGGGCGACGCAAAGCGGTTATCTGCAGATCAGTGCGCTGAATATCCAGTTGCTGCCCTATCAGCCCGGAAGCGCGGAACTGAGCGAACACGACCCGTTGCGTGACTATTACCTCGATCTCAGTCAGCTCAACGACACCGACGAGCAGGATGTAGCCAAATTGCTGCTGAGCTTCTGGACGCGCATGCATGGCAGCGAAGAGAAACAGGCGGCGCTGGAGCTGTTCGAGCTCGAAGGCCGCGAGCAGACGCTCAACCTCGCCACTATCAAGCACCGTTACCGGCAACTGGTGAGCCTGCATCACCCGGATCGCGGCGGTAACACGGCGCGCCTGCAGTCGATCAACAAGGCCATGGAAATCCTCGAACGCTATTACGGGCGCGCTTGA